The sequence GATCCGATTCTCACCTCCCCGCGATCCTGAAAAGGCCGCCCGCCTCACCTTCGAGAGGAGTGGAATCGTGCGATAGGCCTGTATGGGCGGGGGAATACCGTTAAAAGCGTCTCTATCCCCCGAAGGGGTTGGAGAGGCGAGCCCCTTTCCCGGGGAACACCGGAAAGCCGTCAACCTTGATGAGGATTTCGAGCGCAGGAGTATACTCTTGAGAAGAAGACTTTCTGGTCGCTGATCCTGAATCGGACAGGTCGAGCATTGTCGATATCGATTCCAGACACTGCCGGATAAAGTTTTAAATCGGCTCGACCATCTCTATGCGATGCAGCGGCGTGGAAGCGCAGACGAGGGCAGAGAGCGGCATGACGGCGATAAGTCCCGATCCCTGCTGAAGAGTTCGGGCGGCACCGCGCATGTCCGTGCGACTCCTTTCGATCGGTATCCCTGGCTGTACGACCGATGGTACGACGAAAATCCGCACATCTACCAGGCCGAGGTGCGGGCGCTGGAGCAGTACGTGCCGTGGCGCGGGAGCGGGCTCGAGGTGGGCGTCGGGACCGCACGCTTCGCCGCACCGCTGCAGATCGAGGTCGGCGTGGACATCTCCCCTGCGATGGTGCGCATCGCCCGGGAGAGGGGTGTCGAGGCCGTCGTCGGGGCCGCCGAAGCGCTTCCGTTCTGCGACAGGGTCTTCGATTTCGTCCTCATGGTGACGGTCGTCTGCTTCATCGAGGATACGCTCGCCGCCTTCCGCGAGGTTCGGCGGATCCTGAAGGAAGGGGGTAGCCTGACCCTCGGGATCATCGATCGGGAGAGCCCGCTCGGGCGGCAGTACCTGCGGGAGAGGGCGGAGAGCATCTTCTTCCGCGACGCCGTCTTCTACTCGACCGGTGAGGTCGAGTCGCTGCTGGAGAAGGCCGGATTCCTGGACCGCGAGGTCGTCCAGACGGTCTTTGAGGGATTCCCGGATGCCCCGAGTGGTTTTGTGGTGATCCATGCCTGCAAGGATACACGGGAGGCTGCACCGATCGACACCTGACCGGGGCAAAGCCCCGAAAATGTGAACGTCACGCCGGCAGCATGCTCATACGGATGCCGGTAAAACAGTCCGGGCTGTTCGGCCATATCTCTATAATCTCTTATGATACAGAGGATATCCCAAAATTATAAGACCCTTGAGGACCCTGAGCCCAAGACATGGCATTTCAGGAAATCGACGATTATCTCTGGGAGATTATCCGGAAGCATCTTCCTCGGCAGAAACCGCAC is a genomic window of Methanomicrobiales archaeon containing:
- a CDS encoding methyltransferase domain-containing protein, with the translated sequence MQRRGSADEGRERHDGDKSRSLLKSSGGTAHVRATPFDRYPWLYDRWYDENPHIYQAEVRALEQYVPWRGSGLEVGVGTARFAAPLQIEVGVDISPAMVRIARERGVEAVVGAAEALPFCDRVFDFVLMVTVVCFIEDTLAAFREVRRILKEGGSLTLGIIDRESPLGRQYLRERAESIFFRDAVFYSTGEVESLLEKAGFLDREVVQTVFEGFPDAPSGFVVIHACKDTREAAPIDT